In Marinobacter sp. LQ44, the following are encoded in one genomic region:
- a CDS encoding copper resistance system multicopper oxidase, translated as MTRRLIAVTLALFLPAIGMAGEYDLTVDRVKIDTGDFVKEGIGYNGSSPGPTLRFKEGEDVVINVTNNLKETTSIHWHGLILPFEQDGVPGISFPGIQPGETFTYRFPVVQAGTYWYHSHSGFQEPNGAYGAIIIEPEGREPFRYDREYVVQLTDKHPHSGDRIMRNLKSSPDYYNRQQQTVMDFFTESREQGFMATLHDRRMWGQMRMMKADIEDVQGFTGLINGKGPEQNWTGLFKPGERVRLRFINSSAMTYFDIRIPGLKMTVVQADGNNVQPVNVDEFRIGVAETYDVIVHIRDEQAYTIFAESMGRSGYARGTLAPREGMVAEVPELRKAPMLTMADMAGHMDHGDMDHGSMNHGGMDHGNMSDGAMDHSNMNHGSMNHGSMDHGSMNHDSMSQGGMDHSAHGAGMPEDPFYASGSGLLPTASNGGKFLSYSDLRAQSPLYEEREPTREIEMRLTGNMERYEWSINGVKYEDADPVVLQYGERVRFKFVNETMMTHPMHLHGMWSILDVGAGKWNPIKHVISVAPATTVYMETEVDAPGEWAFHCHLSYHAAAGMFRKIVVEGGPDEEVASGDAQAKGGDA; from the coding sequence ATGACGAGACGCCTGATAGCGGTCACCCTGGCGCTGTTTTTGCCAGCCATCGGTATGGCAGGGGAGTATGACCTGACGGTTGACCGGGTAAAGATCGATACCGGCGATTTCGTCAAGGAAGGCATTGGCTACAACGGCAGCTCGCCCGGCCCGACCCTTCGATTCAAAGAGGGCGAGGACGTGGTGATCAACGTCACCAACAACCTGAAAGAGACTACCTCGATACACTGGCACGGCCTGATCCTGCCGTTTGAGCAGGACGGTGTGCCCGGTATCAGCTTTCCCGGCATCCAGCCGGGTGAAACCTTTACCTACCGATTCCCAGTGGTGCAGGCAGGTACCTACTGGTACCACAGCCACTCCGGTTTCCAGGAACCGAATGGCGCCTACGGGGCCATCATTATCGAGCCTGAAGGTCGGGAGCCGTTCCGATATGACCGCGAGTACGTGGTGCAGCTGACCGACAAGCACCCGCATTCCGGTGACCGCATCATGCGGAATCTGAAGTCGTCGCCTGACTACTACAATCGCCAGCAGCAAACGGTGATGGATTTCTTTACCGAATCCCGTGAGCAAGGCTTCATGGCTACGCTGCATGATCGCAGGATGTGGGGCCAGATGCGGATGATGAAAGCGGATATTGAAGACGTGCAGGGCTTCACCGGACTGATCAATGGCAAAGGGCCGGAGCAGAACTGGACGGGGCTGTTCAAGCCCGGTGAGCGGGTGCGCCTGAGGTTTATCAACTCCTCCGCTATGACCTACTTCGACATTCGTATTCCTGGCTTGAAGATGACGGTGGTCCAGGCCGATGGCAATAACGTCCAGCCGGTGAATGTGGACGAGTTCCGGATTGGTGTGGCAGAAACCTACGATGTGATTGTGCACATCCGCGATGAACAGGCTTATACCATCTTTGCTGAGTCCATGGGCCGCTCCGGCTATGCCCGTGGCACGCTGGCACCCCGCGAGGGCATGGTGGCTGAAGTGCCGGAGCTGCGCAAAGCGCCGATGCTGACCATGGCGGATATGGCCGGCCACATGGACCATGGCGATATGGACCACGGCTCGATGAATCATGGCGGTATGGACCATGGCAATATGAGCGATGGGGCGATGGATCACAGCAACATGAACCACGGCAGCATGAACCACGGCAGCATGGATCACGGTTCCATGAACCACGACTCCATGAGTCAGGGTGGCATGGATCATTCGGCCCATGGTGCTGGAATGCCGGAAGACCCCTTCTACGCCAGCGGCAGTGGCTTGCTTCCAACGGCCAGTAATGGCGGTAAGTTTCTGTCTTACTCCGATCTCCGGGCTCAAAGCCCGCTCTATGAAGAGCGTGAGCCGACCCGTGAAATCGAAATGCGCCTGACTGGCAACATGGAGCGTTACGAGTGGAGCATCAACGGCGTGAAGTATGAGGATGCTGACCCAGTGGTGCTGCAATACGGAGAGCGGGTCCGGTTCAAGTTTGTGAACGAAACCATGATGACGCACCCGATGCACTTGCACGGCATGTGGTCAATCCTGGATGTCGGGGCCGGTAAGTGGAATCCGATCAAGCACGTGATCAGCGTGGCGCCGGCTACCACGGTGTATATGGAAACCGAGGTGGATGCACCGGGTGAGTGGGCGTTCCATTGCCATCTCTCCTATCACGCAGCGGCCGGTATGTTCCGCAAGATTGTGGTTGAGGGCGGCCCGGATGAAGAAGTCGCCTCTGGCGATGCACAGGCCAAGGGAGGTGACGCATGA
- a CDS encoding AEC family transporter has protein sequence MAAALALFVKLLPLYVTVALGWVAGRYLEASGKHIAGIMLYIVTPSVVFSGVMAAPLTPQVILLPALVFGFCTLIALIHLAIARKLLTDGSASVIPLSVGTGNTGYFGIPVALLLFGEQGLALYIVCMLGTTLFENSVGFYLAARGKYSIRDALVRVARLPSVYAFAAAVALNLSGVSIPEAFVPLFDNLRGAYSILGMMIIGMGILSFRGLAGNPVFTGLAFFGKFVSWPALALAFWWLDAQVLGIYDLAVHQAIFLISITPIAANTVVIATLLDAAPRQAAGTTLLSTLFALGFIPVMIALVFGA, from the coding sequence ATGGCGGCCGCGTTGGCTTTGTTTGTAAAACTCCTTCCCCTGTATGTCACCGTTGCTCTTGGCTGGGTTGCCGGGCGCTACCTGGAGGCCAGTGGAAAACATATCGCCGGGATCATGCTTTACATCGTGACGCCCTCGGTAGTGTTCTCAGGAGTCATGGCTGCACCGCTGACGCCTCAGGTCATTCTGTTGCCCGCCCTGGTATTCGGTTTCTGCACCCTGATTGCCCTGATTCACCTGGCCATTGCCCGCAAACTACTGACCGACGGTAGTGCATCCGTTATCCCGTTATCGGTGGGTACCGGCAACACGGGTTACTTCGGTATTCCTGTGGCTTTGCTGTTGTTTGGAGAGCAGGGGCTGGCCCTCTATATCGTGTGCATGCTGGGCACCACGCTGTTCGAGAATTCGGTGGGCTTCTATCTGGCGGCAAGGGGCAAGTACAGCATTCGCGACGCACTGGTGCGCGTGGCACGACTGCCGTCGGTGTATGCGTTTGCCGCGGCAGTGGCGTTGAATCTGTCTGGAGTGTCGATTCCGGAGGCGTTTGTGCCGTTGTTCGATAATCTGCGCGGCGCCTACAGCATTCTGGGCATGATGATCATCGGGATGGGCATTCTGAGTTTCCGGGGCTTGGCCGGCAATCCGGTGTTCACTGGCCTGGCCTTTTTTGGCAAATTCGTCAGCTGGCCGGCGCTGGCGCTGGCCTTCTGGTGGCTGGATGCCCAGGTGCTGGGCATTTACGACCTGGCGGTGCACCAGGCTATTTTCCTGATTTCCATCACGCCGATTGCCGCCAACACGGTAGTGATTGCGACTTTACTGGATGCAGCCCCAAGACAGGCGGCCGGTACGACCCTGCTCAGTACGCTGTTCGCGCTCGGTTTTATTCCGGTGATGATTGCCTTGGTGTTCGGGGCGTAA
- the cadR gene encoding Cd(II)/Pb(II)-responsive transcriptional regulator encodes MKIGELSKTTGLPVETIRYYEKIGLMPAPERNASGYRQYRSDHRDRLLFIKRCRNLDMTQDEIRELIQLTNQPEADCSEVDALLARHLNHVRERLAELARLEQTLERLQKACSRGRTVSECGILDGLNSEIGQLEDNHHANHVPGTHGK; translated from the coding sequence ATGAAAATCGGTGAACTGTCAAAGACAACGGGCCTGCCGGTAGAAACCATCCGCTACTATGAAAAGATCGGCCTGATGCCAGCGCCTGAGCGCAACGCCAGCGGCTATCGCCAGTACCGGTCTGATCACCGTGATCGACTGTTGTTCATCAAACGCTGCCGCAATCTGGACATGACTCAGGACGAAATCCGGGAACTGATCCAGCTTACTAACCAGCCCGAGGCGGACTGCAGCGAGGTAGATGCTCTGCTTGCCCGACACCTGAACCATGTACGGGAGCGCCTCGCGGAACTGGCCCGGTTGGAGCAGACACTGGAACGACTGCAAAAGGCCTGTTCTCGGGGGAGAACCGTCAGCGAATGCGGGATTCTGGATGGTCTTAACTCAGAAATCGGCCAACTTGAAGATAACCACCATGCTAACCACGTTCCCGGCACCCATGGAAAATAA
- a CDS encoding cupredoxin domain-containing protein yields MRITKFITAAAALSLSATAFGAGAHGHSHGHGHGSGAAIGEPANASEATRTVTVAMYDNYYEPETLDIQKGEVVRFVVQNHGQLVHEFNIGTADMHQAHQEEMAMMVEHGVIQGGTINHQMMEMDMGGGHSMKHDDPNSVLLEPGQSGELIWRFSGDTTLEFACNVPGHYQAGMYGDVRFQQ; encoded by the coding sequence ATGAGAATAACAAAGTTCATTACTGCGGCGGCCGCCTTGTCACTTTCTGCTACCGCCTTTGGCGCCGGCGCCCATGGGCACAGCCACGGGCATGGACACGGCTCTGGCGCTGCCATTGGTGAACCGGCAAACGCTTCGGAAGCCACTCGCACCGTCACGGTGGCTATGTATGACAACTACTACGAGCCGGAAACCCTCGACATTCAGAAAGGAGAGGTGGTGCGTTTCGTGGTGCAAAATCACGGCCAGTTGGTTCACGAGTTCAATATCGGAACGGCCGATATGCACCAAGCCCATCAGGAAGAAATGGCCATGATGGTGGAGCACGGGGTTATCCAGGGTGGAACCATCAACCACCAGATGATGGAAATGGATATGGGGGGCGGGCACTCCATGAAGCATGACGATCCGAACAGCGTACTGCTGGAGCCGGGCCAGAGCGGTGAACTGATCTGGCGCTTTTCCGGTGACACCACCCTGGAATTCGCCTGCAACGTGCCCGGCCATTACCAGGCAGGCATGTACGGTGACGTAAGGTTCCAACAGTAA
- a CDS encoding cytochrome D1 domain-containing protein, with translation MGPALLPDNLSRLRKADAENVIRKGRPATQMMGYEAVLNDQQITALTEFMYQAPTHPLKWGEAEIRASREVIHPEGALPDDPIFEADLMNLFLVVEIGDHHVTLLDDFFFDHGYQHLIGAARDGKHGVVIDLDTGNTAAELPLPGMPHLGSGITREHEGRRVMAPPHFRAGAISIIDMDTWQVIKTLDTEGPGFFMRSHENSRYAWADVFFGPNADKVHIIDKQTLEIVKTLQPEPGKVAAHVEFDRHGEKLLLSIWDDDGAIIVYDADTLEEEKRIPMKKPSGKYNVWNKINYEEGTSH, from the coding sequence ATGGGCCCTGCCCTGTTGCCGGATAATTTGTCCCGGCTCAGAAAAGCTGACGCCGAGAACGTCATTCGCAAAGGTCGGCCCGCCACCCAGATGATGGGCTATGAAGCCGTCCTGAACGACCAGCAGATCACCGCTCTGACCGAGTTCATGTACCAGGCGCCGACACACCCTCTGAAATGGGGCGAAGCCGAAATCCGCGCCAGCCGGGAGGTTATCCACCCTGAAGGCGCCTTACCCGACGACCCGATATTCGAAGCCGACCTGATGAACCTGTTCCTGGTGGTAGAAATCGGCGACCACCACGTCACCCTGCTGGACGACTTCTTCTTCGACCACGGCTACCAGCACCTCATCGGCGCCGCCCGCGACGGCAAGCACGGCGTAGTCATCGACCTGGACACCGGTAACACCGCCGCCGAACTGCCACTACCGGGCATGCCCCACCTGGGCTCCGGCATCACCCGGGAACACGAAGGCCGCCGCGTAATGGCCCCCCCCCACTTCCGTGCCGGCGCCATCTCCATCATCGACATGGACACCTGGCAGGTGATCAAAACCCTGGACACCGAAGGCCCGGGCTTCTTCATGCGCAGCCACGAAAACTCCCGCTACGCCTGGGCGGATGTATTTTTCGGCCCCAACGCCGACAAAGTCCACATCATCGACAAACAAACCCTGGAAATCGTCAAAACCCTGCAACCGGAACCCGGCAAAGTCGCCGCCCACGTGGAATTCGATCGCCATGGTGAAAAGCTTCTGCTAAGCATCTGGGACGACGACGGCGCCATCATTGTTTACGACGCCGATACGCTGGAGGAAGAGAAGCGCATTCCCATGAAGAAGCCGTCCGGCAAGTACAATGTCTGGAACAAGATCAATTACGAAGAAGGCACCAGCCATTGA
- a CDS encoding copper resistance protein B yields the protein MRTCNPWLARISALTLMGPAVVLADEAIDANSVNAFWGVSAEKFEYRYSDSDEKLAVIESDAWYGSDELKFRWQFTGEWEEAHNAWETLENQFLAQTPISEFWDAKAGIRIDTPEGPDRVYGVIGLTGLAPYWFEIDTNLYVSDEGDASVDFEAEYELLITNYWIVSATFETLLAFSEDREIGVGKGINSTEMGLRLSYDLIDRSFSPYVGVVHERKYGDTADLARASGGGTEDWFAVVGARLAF from the coding sequence ATGAGAACGTGTAACCCATGGCTCGCCCGGATTTCTGCTTTGACACTGATGGGTCCTGCCGTCGTGTTGGCAGACGAGGCGATTGATGCGAACAGCGTTAACGCGTTCTGGGGTGTCAGTGCCGAAAAATTCGAGTACCGCTACAGCGACTCCGATGAAAAGCTGGCGGTGATTGAATCCGATGCCTGGTATGGCAGTGACGAACTGAAGTTTCGGTGGCAGTTTACGGGGGAGTGGGAGGAAGCCCACAACGCGTGGGAAACCCTGGAAAACCAGTTTCTGGCCCAGACCCCGATCAGTGAGTTCTGGGATGCCAAGGCAGGTATTCGCATCGATACACCGGAAGGCCCGGACCGGGTTTACGGCGTGATCGGGCTGACCGGTCTGGCGCCTTACTGGTTCGAGATCGACACCAACCTGTATGTCAGTGATGAGGGCGACGCCTCGGTGGATTTTGAGGCTGAGTACGAGCTGCTGATCACTAATTACTGGATTGTCTCTGCCACCTTCGAAACCTTGCTGGCGTTCTCGGAAGACCGGGAGATTGGCGTGGGTAAGGGTATAAACTCCACCGAGATGGGCTTGAGGCTGAGTTACGACCTGATCGACCGCTCTTTCTCACCTTATGTGGGCGTGGTCCATGAGCGCAAATACGGCGACACAGCCGATCTCGCCCGCGCCAGCGGCGGGGGTACCGAGGACTGGTTTGCAGTCGTTGGGGCGAGACTGGCCTTCTGA
- a CDS encoding APC family permease — protein sequence MSKEQDRVTRYKKGSLTLAGTVMLGTGVMIGAGIFALTGQMAQMTGALFPLAFLAAAVIVSFSAYSYIKISNTWPSAGGIGMYLHKAYGNRLPTAFNALLMYFSMVIAQSFLARTFGSYTMQLFGGDESGRMVPILGVSLILVAFLVNLQGNRMIQGVASFIGVLKIGGILIFGLVGLWIADSISVDFSSPGDAGAAGNFLGATALGILAFKGFTTITNSGSEVKDPKRNVGRAIVISIAACVVIYTLVGFAVASNLSLAEIIETRDYSLAAAARPALGEYAVWFTVAIAMMATAGGILASIFAVSRMLAMLTEMKLVPHRHFGMPGSIQKHTLVYTVALGLILTAFFDLSRIAALGIVFYLIMDIAIHWGVLRYLREDVQAKAWVPAIAILLDLLVLGGFVWGKLNTDPFVIGVAVVTMIAIAVVEQIFLKKSENSRQSGHEKPHEHNH from the coding sequence ATGAGCAAGGAACAGGACAGAGTCACTCGCTACAAAAAAGGCAGCCTCACGCTGGCGGGTACGGTCATGCTGGGTACCGGTGTCATGATTGGCGCCGGTATTTTTGCATTGACCGGGCAAATGGCACAAATGACGGGTGCTCTGTTCCCGCTCGCGTTCCTTGCAGCGGCGGTGATTGTCAGCTTCAGCGCCTACTCCTATATTAAAATCTCCAATACTTGGCCGTCTGCGGGCGGTATTGGCATGTACTTGCACAAGGCCTACGGCAATCGGCTGCCAACCGCGTTTAATGCCTTGCTGATGTATTTTTCCATGGTGATTGCCCAGAGCTTTCTCGCGCGCACGTTTGGCTCCTACACCATGCAGCTTTTCGGAGGCGATGAAAGCGGGCGAATGGTTCCCATTTTGGGGGTATCACTGATTCTGGTGGCATTTCTTGTCAATCTTCAGGGCAACCGGATGATTCAGGGCGTGGCTTCCTTTATCGGGGTCCTGAAAATCGGCGGCATATTGATTTTTGGGTTGGTTGGTTTGTGGATTGCCGACAGCATTTCGGTCGATTTCTCGAGCCCGGGCGACGCTGGAGCTGCTGGTAATTTTCTGGGAGCTACTGCGCTCGGGATTCTGGCTTTCAAGGGTTTCACCACCATCACCAACAGTGGCTCGGAAGTTAAAGACCCGAAGCGAAACGTGGGGCGCGCCATTGTTATTTCCATTGCGGCCTGCGTGGTGATTTACACGCTGGTCGGATTTGCTGTCGCCAGCAACCTGTCATTGGCTGAAATTATCGAAACGCGAGACTACTCCCTTGCCGCTGCCGCGCGCCCGGCACTGGGGGAATACGCTGTCTGGTTCACCGTTGCCATTGCCATGATGGCTACCGCCGGAGGTATTCTGGCCAGCATTTTCGCGGTATCCCGGATGCTCGCGATGCTGACGGAAATGAAACTGGTTCCTCACCGGCATTTCGGCATGCCGGGTAGCATCCAGAAGCACACACTGGTCTACACTGTAGCTCTGGGGCTGATTCTGACCGCATTCTTTGACCTCTCCCGCATCGCGGCGCTGGGCATTGTGTTCTATCTGATCATGGACATAGCCATCCATTGGGGCGTACTTCGCTATTTGCGCGAAGATGTGCAGGCCAAAGCGTGGGTGCCAGCTATCGCCATTTTGCTGGATTTGCTCGTCCTTGGAGGCTTTGTCTGGGGCAAACTGAATACCGATCCGTTCGTTATCGGCGTGGCAGTTGTCACCATGATTGCAATCGCGGTAGTCGAGCAGATCTTCCTGAAAAAGTCTGAGAATTCCCGGCAATCGGGACATGAGAAGCCTCATGAACATAACCACTAA
- a CDS encoding cation diffusion facilitator family transporter produces MACSCSVPEPKGPAPGFRKALWIALWVNLAMFFVEGLASLQSGSVALMADAIDFFGDSANYLLSLSVLSMGMLWRGRAALVKGLTMATFGLVVWGRAIWVLQSGVTPEPLTMGIVGLLALAANVGVAVMLFKFREGDSDMRSVWLCSRNDAVGNLAVMGAALGVFGTGSAWPDLIVAGIMGTLALTAGISVVRHARSDIANARAVNRLTPRTPRQSSPE; encoded by the coding sequence ATGGCATGCAGTTGTTCCGTACCAGAACCCAAAGGCCCGGCTCCGGGCTTTCGTAAAGCGCTCTGGATTGCCCTGTGGGTGAATCTCGCCATGTTCTTCGTGGAAGGCCTGGCAAGCCTTCAGTCCGGCTCCGTGGCACTCATGGCGGATGCCATCGACTTCTTTGGCGACAGCGCCAACTACCTGCTTTCCCTGAGTGTGCTCAGCATGGGCATGCTCTGGCGTGGGCGGGCTGCCTTGGTCAAAGGATTAACCATGGCTACCTTTGGGCTGGTGGTCTGGGGCCGTGCCATCTGGGTGCTCCAGAGCGGCGTTACACCGGAGCCACTGACCATGGGGATTGTCGGGTTACTGGCCCTGGCGGCCAACGTGGGTGTGGCGGTGATGCTGTTCAAGTTCCGGGAGGGCGATTCCGATATGCGCTCAGTCTGGCTTTGCAGCCGTAACGATGCCGTCGGCAATCTGGCGGTGATGGGCGCAGCCCTGGGCGTATTTGGCACCGGCTCCGCCTGGCCGGACCTGATTGTAGCGGGCATTATGGGCACCCTGGCCCTGACTGCCGGTATCAGCGTGGTCCGCCATGCCCGGTCAGACATCGCCAATGCCCGGGCAGTAAACCGGCTTACGCCCCGAACACCAAGGCAATCATCACCGGAATAA
- a CDS encoding Crp/Fnr family transcriptional regulator, with protein sequence MNSSFRPPMASAPCLLGDETNDIIRYDTAPAEVALLNGLSHAFGICLNEKQDNPEALFLSDLARLFHQKRIDAETPLEKHDRPWANVYLIQYGILRLFRESPTGKVAIHHFFTEGDLIWPVFGRSRTVRNTLCLTSVLPATVWVADFAAFRSAIQSHGDGLWARFALVLTEEMAELTSMREYRKHTMSAKERYALLVDEYPELIKRVPDNQLASWLGVVPATFSRLKTAAKS encoded by the coding sequence ATGAACAGCAGTTTCAGGCCACCCATGGCCTCCGCACCCTGTTTGCTGGGGGATGAGACCAACGACATCATCCGCTACGACACCGCCCCGGCGGAAGTGGCCCTGCTGAACGGCCTGAGCCATGCCTTCGGGATATGCCTGAACGAAAAACAGGACAACCCCGAAGCCCTGTTCCTCAGCGATCTCGCCCGCCTGTTCCACCAGAAACGCATCGACGCCGAAACGCCACTGGAAAAACACGACCGCCCCTGGGCCAATGTATATCTCATCCAGTACGGCATCCTCCGACTGTTCAGGGAATCCCCAACCGGCAAAGTGGCCATTCATCACTTCTTCACCGAAGGCGACCTGATCTGGCCAGTGTTCGGGCGCAGCCGCACCGTGCGCAATACTCTGTGCCTTACCAGCGTGCTGCCCGCCACCGTTTGGGTTGCCGATTTCGCGGCTTTCCGGTCAGCTATTCAGAGCCACGGCGACGGATTGTGGGCCAGATTTGCCCTGGTGCTCACAGAGGAAATGGCAGAGCTCACCAGCATGCGGGAATATCGCAAACACACTATGTCTGCCAAAGAGCGCTACGCGCTGCTGGTGGATGAGTACCCGGAGTTGATCAAGCGGGTGCCAGACAACCAGCTTGCCTCATGGCTTGGTGTTGTACCCGCCACTTTCTCCCGACTCAAAACCGCAGCGAAGTCTTGA
- a CDS encoding response regulator transcription factor — protein sequence MRLLLVEDDRLLADGLSRQLEKSGFSVDTAQTAKEAGILGSQESYRVCVLDLGLPDGNGLTVLKQWRAHRINFPVLILTARGDWQDKVDGLKAGADDYLAKPFQTEELVARLNAIIRRGDGRVSSTVKAGRFELDENRQSLKMQDGTEHSLTGTEFRLLRCLMNRPGHVFSKDQLMEQLYSLNDNPSDNVIEAYIRRLRKLVGAETIATRRGQGYLFNDAEH from the coding sequence ATGAGATTACTGTTGGTAGAGGATGACCGCTTATTGGCTGACGGCCTTTCACGTCAGCTCGAAAAATCAGGCTTCAGTGTCGATACCGCGCAAACAGCGAAAGAGGCTGGCATTCTCGGCTCACAGGAGAGCTATCGCGTGTGTGTGCTGGATCTCGGCCTGCCAGATGGCAATGGTTTGACGGTGCTCAAACAATGGCGCGCTCACCGCATCAATTTTCCAGTGCTGATTCTGACCGCCAGAGGCGATTGGCAAGATAAGGTTGACGGCCTGAAAGCAGGTGCCGATGACTACCTGGCCAAGCCGTTCCAGACGGAAGAGCTGGTCGCCCGCCTTAATGCAATTATCCGGCGCGGCGATGGACGTGTTTCCTCTACCGTTAAAGCTGGCCGGTTTGAGCTGGATGAAAACCGTCAGAGCCTGAAAATGCAGGATGGCACCGAACACTCGCTCACGGGTACCGAGTTCCGCCTGCTCCGATGCCTGATGAACCGCCCGGGGCATGTCTTTTCCAAAGACCAGCTCATGGAACAACTCTACAGCCTTAACGACAACCCGAGTGACAACGTCATCGAAGCCTACATCCGCCGATTGAGGAAACTGGTGGGCGCTGAAACCATTGCGACCCGGCGGGGCCAGGGATATCTGTTCAATGATGCCGAACACTAA
- a CDS encoding sensor histidine kinase gives MMPNTKPLSVRTTLLTLLLPSGIVLMALAWVVHGLLLDRMSRDFVEGRLHDEVAFLELQVRQSGGQLDALQTGDYFEEVFHHAFALHSPTITTISPESWRPLLEPLLETEQQGSIRVQSSGAAGAPSDILAYRRQITIDGVPYVIIVSEDMDALRSSQSELHAWTAIVSILLILLLVAVIWVGIALALRPVASLQSALTQLQGGTISRIDVRAPEEFRPLVNQLNQLLDSLDQRLERSRDALANLSHSVKTPIAAVRQILEDDSRPLDTALRDEMARRLSHIDKQLETEMRRSQFAGPQVGKSALPVKQARDLLWMLGRLYPEKSFELTTDLTDEHRWPVEEHDLNEVFGNLLDNAGKWATHSIELSLGESANTVRMVVTDDGPGVAAENLEHLGSRGLRLDEQTPGHGLGLAIVRDIVQRYGGRVNFSDGAKGGLSVEVELPRKS, from the coding sequence ATGATGCCGAACACTAAACCCCTGTCCGTCAGAACCACCCTGCTAACGCTCCTGTTACCATCAGGCATTGTGTTAATGGCACTGGCGTGGGTCGTCCATGGCCTGTTGCTGGACCGCATGTCGCGGGATTTCGTGGAGGGCAGATTGCACGACGAAGTTGCCTTCCTGGAACTACAGGTGCGACAGTCCGGTGGCCAACTGGACGCCCTGCAGACCGGGGACTATTTCGAAGAAGTTTTCCACCATGCGTTCGCGCTTCATTCCCCCACCATAACCACGATTTCTCCGGAATCCTGGCGCCCTTTACTGGAGCCTCTGCTGGAGACCGAGCAGCAAGGGAGCATCCGGGTTCAGAGCTCCGGAGCGGCCGGTGCACCATCAGACATCCTGGCTTATCGCCGACAGATTACGATTGATGGCGTGCCCTATGTCATCATCGTGTCAGAAGACATGGACGCGCTCCGATCCAGCCAGTCGGAGTTACACGCATGGACGGCCATCGTATCGATTCTGCTCATTCTGTTACTGGTTGCCGTCATCTGGGTTGGTATCGCGCTTGCCCTGAGGCCAGTGGCCTCGCTGCAGTCTGCGCTGACACAATTGCAGGGTGGCACCATTTCACGCATTGATGTTCGGGCGCCAGAAGAATTCCGGCCCCTGGTAAACCAACTGAACCAGCTGTTAGATTCGCTGGATCAGCGCCTGGAGCGCTCCCGGGACGCCCTGGCCAACCTCTCCCACAGTGTCAAAACCCCCATTGCTGCGGTCCGCCAAATACTTGAGGACGACAGCCGCCCTCTGGATACAGCCTTGAGGGACGAAATGGCGCGCCGGCTCAGCCACATCGACAAGCAGCTTGAAACCGAGATGCGCCGGAGTCAGTTTGCAGGGCCGCAGGTTGGAAAAAGTGCATTACCCGTCAAGCAGGCCAGGGATTTGTTGTGGATGCTGGGCCGCTTGTATCCTGAAAAATCGTTTGAGCTGACGACTGATTTAACAGACGAACACCGTTGGCCGGTTGAAGAGCATGACCTGAATGAAGTGTTCGGCAACCTGCTCGACAATGCCGGCAAATGGGCCACTCACAGCATAGAGCTGTCACTCGGTGAGTCAGCGAACACCGTGAGGATGGTTGTGACGGATGATGGCCCGGGGGTCGCTGCGGAAAACCTGGAGCACCTTGGTAGTCGGGGGCTCAGGCTGGATGAGCAAACACCCGGCCATGGTCTGGGGCTGGCCATTGTCCGGGATATCGTGCAGCGATATGGTGGCCGGGTAAACTTCAGCGATGGCGCAAAAGGTGGCTTGAGCGTTGAAGTAGAGCTGCCGCGAAAGTCATAG